In one window of Prevotella fusca JCM 17724 DNA:
- a CDS encoding class I SAM-dependent methyltransferase, which produces MKQKSNIGHSELPLPRYVRDVLSKYNISLPSPLGEGLGVRLLALQSHRYPDIDMPFLLNQLAGWQTAHTKLPSWAANEDVIYPPHLSMEQCSSEQTAEYKARLVARLTGVNASASSALHDDCSSLSVAEETTPTPQLVHGRKGLKGSFCDLTGGFGVDFSFMSRGFERAVYVEQQEKLCELARHNFRALGLKQAEVVHGDGTAYLHQLDHASVIFLDPARRNEQGGKTVLISDCTPDVLTLEEELLEKADTVVVKLSPMLDWHRAVDELNRSRDVVREVHIVSVRNECKELLLVLQQAKSKTENKTAVGNVLQVFCVNDDSVISYTLDEASAMSQRILPAAPVDGQCLYEPNASLMKAGCFALLTARYPLSALSLNSHLFVSDESIDDFPGRKFMITSVSSFNKKELRRSLSGISKANLAVRNFPMSVADLRKRLKIKEGGDVYLFATTDAGGNHLLLICRKI; this is translated from the coding sequence ATGAAGCAAAAAAGCAATATAGGTCATTCTGAACTACCACTGCCAAGATATGTACGGGACGTTCTGAGTAAGTATAACATTTCACTCCCCTCTCCACTCGGAGAGGGGTTGGGGGTGAGGCTTCTTGCCCTCCAATCCCACCGCTATCCCGATATTGATATGCCTTTTCTGCTCAATCAGCTGGCAGGATGGCAGACGGCGCACACGAAACTGCCGTCTTGGGCAGCGAATGAGGATGTCATCTATCCACCACATCTGTCGATGGAACAGTGTTCAAGTGAGCAGACAGCAGAGTATAAGGCACGGCTTGTTGCACGCCTTACAGGGGTAAATGCTTCTGCTTCTTCTGCCCTCCATGACGATTGTAGTAGTCTTTCTGTAGCGGAAGAAACTACACCAACGCCACAACTGGTGCATGGTCGGAAAGGCTTAAAAGGCTCTTTCTGCGACCTGACAGGCGGCTTTGGCGTTGATTTTTCCTTTATGTCACGTGGCTTCGAACGTGCCGTTTATGTAGAACAGCAGGAGAAACTGTGCGAACTGGCACGTCATAACTTCCGTGCTTTAGGCTTAAAACAAGCCGAAGTAGTCCATGGTGACGGCACAGCATACCTCCATCAGCTCGACCATGCGTCTGTTATCTTCCTCGACCCAGCCCGTCGCAACGAGCAAGGAGGCAAAACAGTGCTTATAAGTGACTGTACACCCGATGTCCTGACATTGGAAGAAGAACTGTTGGAGAAGGCTGATACGGTCGTTGTAAAGCTGTCGCCGATGCTTGACTGGCACCGTGCTGTGGACGAACTCAACCGTTCGAGAGACGTTGTCCGTGAGGTTCATATCGTCTCTGTACGCAATGAATGCAAGGAACTCCTGCTTGTGTTGCAGCAAGCTAAAAGCAAGACTGAGAATAAAACGGCTGTGGGAAATGTCTTGCAGGTGTTCTGTGTGAACGATGATAGCGTCATTTCCTACACCCTTGATGAGGCTTCCGCCATGTCACAGCGTATTCTTCCAGCTGCCCCTGTGGACGGTCAATGCCTCTATGAACCTAATGCCTCGCTGATGAAAGCAGGTTGCTTTGCCCTGCTCACTGCCCGTTATCCCCTCTCGGCACTCAGTCTGAACTCTCATCTTTTTGTCTCTGATGAGTCAATCGACGATTTCCCGGGGCGAAAGTTCATGATAACATCGGTTTCATCGTTCAATAAGAAGGAGCTGCGCCGCAGCTTGTCGGGGATTAGTAAAGCCAATCTTGCCGTGCGCAACTTCCCTATGAGTGTTGCCGACCTTCGCAAACGGCTGAAGATAAAAGAAGGAGGTGACGTCTATCTTTTTGCCACCACCGATGCTGGTGGAAACCATTTACTCCTGATTTGCCGTAAGATTTGA
- the yfcE gene encoding phosphodiesterase, giving the protein MKYLLVSDIHGCLPALEKVLQFYDREHCDMLCILGDILNYGPRNSIPEGIDAKGIVEALNRRANNIVAVRGNCDAEVDQMLLDFPMMADYLMLVDEGRKLFLTHGHVYNKSSMPKGSIDAIVYGHTHLWELTQQDGVLVCNLGSITFPKGGNVPTFMTYEHGVFTAYTLDGKPLKQERI; this is encoded by the coding sequence ATGAAATATCTATTGGTATCAGACATCCACGGATGTCTGCCAGCACTGGAGAAGGTGCTTCAGTTCTACGACCGTGAGCACTGCGACATGCTCTGCATCCTCGGGGACATTCTGAATTATGGTCCTCGCAACTCCATTCCAGAGGGAATTGACGCCAAGGGAATAGTGGAAGCACTGAACAGACGTGCCAATAACATTGTAGCAGTACGTGGGAACTGTGATGCAGAGGTAGACCAGATGCTGCTTGATTTCCCAATGATGGCAGACTACCTGATGCTGGTTGACGAAGGACGGAAGCTCTTTCTGACTCACGGACACGTATATAACAAGTCATCGATGCCGAAAGGAAGCATCGATGCCATCGTATATGGACACACGCATCTCTGGGAACTTACGCAGCAGGATGGCGTCCTCGTGTGTAATCTTGGCTCTATCACCTTCCCCAAAGGTGGGAATGTGCCAACATTCATGACATACGAGCATGGTGTCTTCACAGCTTACACACTGGATGGGAAGCCCTTGAAACAGGAGAGGATATAG
- a CDS encoding GLPGLI family protein produces MKKNIILLILLVSTTCLSAQTLNFSQLEGRWDSTKTVQYEPAQYQIVYEYKFAKDAKYPNAKRTANTILRIGKLYNMFIDYGQLTFDSISASISKGESQVTSSGPKLIGALKSIGFRELILLNRETKNEFIQCKAGGLQRYQYEENAPQLKWELLQGDSTIAGYQCQKAKTRLFGRDYIAWYAPEVELPYGPYKFCGLPGLIFKVQDTEDNFTFTLTGLQQVKGYVPIYMYDKSAVIKSTRKTVRQMYKNYCADPVKALTGDGSITVSADVAATVNAKPYNPIELE; encoded by the coding sequence ATGAAGAAAAACATAATCTTACTTATTCTCCTCGTCAGCACGACTTGTCTATCTGCCCAAACGCTGAACTTCTCTCAATTAGAAGGGCGATGGGATTCGACAAAGACTGTGCAATATGAACCTGCACAATACCAGATAGTCTATGAATACAAGTTTGCTAAAGACGCAAAGTATCCAAATGCTAAACGCACGGCAAACACAATTCTAAGGATAGGTAAGCTGTACAATATGTTCATCGACTATGGACAACTTACTTTCGACTCCATCTCCGCATCTATATCAAAAGGAGAATCCCAAGTAACTTCATCGGGTCCTAAACTTATCGGAGCATTGAAGAGCATAGGCTTTCGCGAACTCATCCTGCTGAATAGAGAGACTAAAAACGAGTTTATTCAATGCAAGGCAGGAGGACTCCAAAGATATCAATATGAGGAGAACGCTCCTCAACTGAAATGGGAATTACTGCAAGGAGACAGTACCATTGCTGGATATCAGTGTCAGAAGGCAAAGACAAGACTCTTCGGGCGTGATTACATAGCTTGGTATGCACCTGAGGTAGAACTTCCATACGGACCTTATAAGTTCTGTGGACTACCTGGACTCATCTTTAAAGTGCAGGATACAGAGGATAACTTTACTTTCACCCTGACTGGATTACAGCAAGTAAAGGGATATGTTCCCATTTATATGTACGATAAAAGTGCTGTAATAAAGAGCACCCGAAAAACCGTCAGACAAATGTATAAGAACTATTGTGCTGACCCCGTAAAAGCCTTGACGGGCGATGGAAGCATTACTGTATCGGCTGATGTTGCAGCAACAGTGAACGCAAAGCCTTACAATCCGATAGAATTAGAATAA
- a CDS encoding DUF7017 domain-containing protein, translated as MEVKDIFELRKQGRTEEAYAAVLPMYAVHKGHYTTIAMFWVGVDMMKLRYQQRRLEEAYKIFRSLMRLYPTMDDRDLKGQSAMMRAALLVFDHHPGFSMLDFITQWDIIRLTEDDWIMGQGDGHPVPSIGMRVVGKVFKEVESKPTVEMALKAAPILAEALKHSPYNMNNQRYKAMIYRIMGKKDKAINIYMHLIGKHRRSYLFQEMSELVDDNRYKIALLCKAIATQREEKFRQRMRFTLAGLLFGRDKARARYELDKCIAVRKQLGYSITWRMQNLAASLAEVTPVSEADEKSFYREQEVVLKELTR; from the coding sequence ATGGAAGTAAAGGACATCTTTGAGCTGCGGAAACAGGGGCGGACAGAGGAGGCATACGCTGCCGTTCTGCCCATGTATGCGGTGCACAAAGGGCATTACACCACGATTGCCATGTTCTGGGTAGGCGTGGATATGATGAAGCTCCGCTACCAGCAACGCCGTCTGGAGGAGGCATATAAGATATTCAGGAGTCTGATGAGGCTCTACCCGACGATGGACGACAGGGACCTGAAAGGACAGAGTGCCATGATGCGTGCTGCCTTACTGGTCTTCGACCATCATCCGGGTTTCTCCATGCTCGACTTCATTACACAATGGGACATCATCCGTCTGACGGAGGATGACTGGATAATGGGACAGGGGGACGGGCATCCTGTCCCCTCAATCGGTATGCGTGTTGTTGGAAAAGTGTTCAAGGAGGTTGAGAGCAAGCCTACGGTTGAGATGGCACTCAAGGCTGCACCGATACTGGCTGAGGCATTGAAGCACAGTCCTTACAACATGAACAACCAGCGTTACAAGGCGATGATATATCGGATTATGGGCAAGAAGGATAAGGCGATAAACATTTACATGCACCTTATCGGTAAGCACCGGCGGTCCTATCTCTTCCAAGAAATGTCCGAGCTCGTCGATGACAATCGTTACAAGATTGCGTTGTTGTGTAAGGCAATCGCGACACAACGTGAGGAAAAGTTCCGGCAGCGCATGCGCTTCACGCTTGCAGGGCTGCTTTTCGGCAGGGATAAAGCCCGTGCCCGCTACGAACTGGACAAATGTATTGCCGTGCGCAAGCAGTTGGGATATTCCATTACATGGAGGATGCAGAACCTTGCAGCAAGTCTGGCTGAGGTCACCCCTGTATCGGAGGCTGATGAAAAGAGCTTCTACAGAGAGCAGGAAGTGGTGCTGAAGGAACTCACAAGGTAG
- a CDS encoding acyltransferase family protein, with product MIIQMHKPKPRMEELDFLKCVFITLMIAFHLAYIGDTYPVAKQLVYTFHMPGFLLVSGYLFNVKKPWTAFGKTLLWIFLPYVIMESSYTVMASLLPVREHIDHLTAGVLIDHIFLHPMGPYWYLHTLMLCGICYYIAFRKPEGGFSSALKQEKPLLPTKMMSWENQVLLGRFTLFALFLWLLSHGCGLLSTANAAYFLVGAIVRQAVGNFRQAFPGRWWTAGLLMVWCIDPSHYDKASFAGACVVFLVISSLLWVYQLGIPQSLRNLFLFIGRNTLPLLLFSPIFTILAKYYQPLLLRIEPTGMFFMVVSVVFAIAGSFGITWLMDATGVSRLFFGKEGLNK from the coding sequence ATGATAATCCAGATGCATAAACCAAAGCCGAGGATGGAGGAGTTGGACTTCCTCAAGTGCGTGTTCATCACGCTGATGATAGCCTTTCACCTTGCTTATATTGGCGACACCTATCCTGTTGCCAAACAACTGGTCTATACTTTCCACATGCCTGGCTTCCTCTTGGTGTCGGGCTATCTGTTTAATGTAAAAAAGCCGTGGACTGCTTTCGGGAAAACATTGCTTTGGATTTTTCTTCCATACGTCATCATGGAAAGCAGCTATACGGTGATGGCCTCCCTACTACCTGTCCGTGAACACATTGACCATCTGACGGCAGGAGTACTTATTGACCATATCTTCCTGCATCCAATGGGTCCTTATTGGTACCTACACACATTGATGCTTTGCGGTATCTGCTATTATATTGCTTTCAGGAAACCAGAAGGGGGCTTTTCATCGGCATTGAAACAAGAGAAACCACTGTTGCCAACCAAAATGATGAGTTGGGAAAATCAAGTGTTATTGGGTAGGTTTACCCTTTTTGCTCTATTCCTTTGGCTGCTCTCCCACGGCTGCGGACTCCTCTCAACAGCCAATGCAGCCTACTTCCTTGTAGGTGCTATCGTGCGCCAAGCAGTGGGCAACTTCCGTCAGGCATTCCCCGGTCGATGGTGGACAGCAGGACTTTTAATGGTGTGGTGTATCGACCCATCACATTATGACAAGGCTTCTTTTGCAGGTGCGTGTGTGGTTTTCCTGGTTATCAGTTCGCTGTTATGGGTTTATCAGTTAGGGATTCCTCAGTCGCTACGCAACCTCTTTCTTTTCATCGGGCGTAACACTTTACCGCTCTTACTCTTCTCACCTATCTTCACGATACTTGCCAAATACTATCAGCCTTTGCTACTTCGCATAGAGCCAACGGGAATGTTCTTTATGGTTGTTAGCGTTGTATTTGCGATAGCTGGCTCATTCGGAATCACGTGGCTGATGGATGCTACAGGGGTATCGAGGCTGTTCTTCGGGAAAGAAGGGCTTAATAAGTAA
- a CDS encoding serine/threonine-protein kinase has translation MSENNLSTNEPAQTADAPVKASYTEYKVIPSQGYCMIVKCRKGDQTVVLKALKDEYRERLLLRNALKREFKQCQRLNHSGIVRYQGLVEVDGYGLCIEEEYVEGRTLQAYLKEQHTDDEKVAVINQIADALRYAHQQGVNHRNLKPSNVLVTKQGDYVKIIDFSVLSPEDMKPTADATRFMAPELKDETMTADGTADIYSLGTIMKVMGLTLAYSEVIKRCCAFKRSDRYSNIDEFLADFNHEGSSFKMPKIGKGTVMLGLIAVVAIVIGALIYNYGSALVEQVGKIDVSSVFKSDAETALEDTVKVSPVEQTDSVAAGFEAPATGKLAFMNTMKPALYKELDGIFEQNAADRTKLNKAIKAYYRGLIQANDTLDYEQRAELDRVFGDYVKQKKAALNQ, from the coding sequence ATGAGTGAGAATAACCTTTCCACTAACGAACCGGCACAGACGGCGGATGCTCCTGTAAAGGCAAGTTATACTGAATATAAAGTCATCCCATCGCAGGGATATTGTATGATTGTGAAGTGTCGCAAGGGCGACCAGACAGTTGTCTTGAAGGCACTGAAGGACGAATATCGTGAGCGTCTGCTGCTTCGTAATGCTCTGAAACGTGAGTTCAAGCAGTGTCAGCGGCTCAATCATTCGGGTATTGTGCGTTATCAAGGACTGGTAGAGGTGGATGGCTACGGTCTTTGTATCGAGGAAGAGTATGTGGAAGGACGCACCTTGCAGGCTTATCTCAAGGAGCAGCATACCGATGACGAGAAAGTTGCCGTTATCAATCAGATAGCGGATGCGTTGCGTTATGCCCATCAGCAGGGCGTTAACCATCGCAATCTGAAACCCTCCAATGTGCTTGTAACAAAGCAGGGTGACTATGTGAAAATCATTGATTTCAGCGTTCTTTCGCCCGAGGATATGAAGCCTACGGCCGATGCAACTCGCTTTATGGCACCAGAGCTGAAGGATGAAACGATGACGGCAGACGGTACTGCTGACATCTATTCGCTCGGAACCATCATGAAAGTGATGGGTCTGACACTTGCTTACAGCGAAGTTATCAAGCGTTGCTGTGCCTTCAAGCGCAGCGACCGTTACAGCAACATCGATGAGTTCCTTGCCGATTTCAATCATGAAGGCTCGTCTTTCAAGATGCCGAAGATAGGAAAAGGCACGGTAATGTTGGGCTTGATAGCTGTTGTGGCTATTGTTATCGGAGCATTGATATATAATTATGGTAGTGCATTGGTTGAGCAGGTGGGCAAGATAGATGTGTCATCCGTATTCAAGTCTGATGCAGAAACAGCCCTGGAAGATACTGTAAAAGTCTCTCCTGTTGAGCAGACAGACAGCGTTGCTGCGGGCTTTGAGGCTCCTGCAACAGGCAAACTTGCCTTTATGAATACGATGAAACCAGCCCTTTATAAGGAACTTGACGGTATCTTCGAGCAGAATGCTGCCGACAGGACGAAGCTGAACAAGGCTATCAAGGCTTACTATCGTGGACTGATTCAGGCTAACGACACGCTCGACTATGAACAGCGTGCCGAGCTTGACCGTGTATTCGGCGATTATGTGAAGCAGAAGAAGGCTGCATTAAATCAATAA
- a CDS encoding succinate dehydrogenase/fumarate reductase iron-sulfur subunit, with translation MARNISFTIKYWKQNGPQDQGHFDTHEMKNIPDDTSFLEMLDILNEELIEAGDEPFVFDHDCREGICGMCSLYINGTPHGKTERGATTCQLYMRRFNDGDVITVEPWRSAGFPVIKDCMIDRTAFDKIIQAGGYTTIRTGQAQDANAILISKDNADEAMDCATCIGCGACVAACKNGSAMLFVSSKVSQLALLPQGRPEAAKRAKAMVAKMDEVGFGNCTNTRACEAVCPKNEKIANIARLNREFIKAKFAD, from the coding sequence ATGGCAAGAAATATATCATTCACAATTAAGTATTGGAAGCAGAACGGTCCACAGGACCAGGGTCATTTCGATACACATGAGATGAAGAACATCCCAGACGACACCTCATTCCTTGAGATGCTTGATATCCTCAACGAGGAACTTATCGAGGCTGGTGATGAGCCTTTCGTCTTCGACCACGACTGCCGCGAGGGTATCTGCGGTATGTGCTCACTCTATATCAACGGTACTCCACACGGTAAGACTGAGCGTGGTGCAACAACCTGTCAGCTTTATATGCGCCGTTTCAACGATGGTGATGTTATCACTGTTGAGCCATGGCGTTCAGCTGGTTTCCCAGTTATCAAGGACTGTATGATTGACCGTACGGCCTTCGATAAGATTATCCAGGCTGGTGGTTACACAACGATCCGTACCGGTCAGGCACAGGATGCGAATGCTATTCTTATCTCTAAGGACAATGCTGATGAGGCGATGGACTGCGCAACATGTATCGGTTGTGGTGCTTGTGTAGCTGCATGTAAGAATGGTTCTGCTATGCTCTTCGTTTCATCTAAGGTTAGCCAGCTGGCTCTCTTGCCACAGGGTCGTCCTGAGGCTGCTAAGCGTGCCAAGGCAATGGTTGCCAAGATGGATGAGGTTGGCTTCGGTAACTGTACCAACACACGTGCTTGCGAGGCTGTTTGTCCTAAGAACGAGAAGATTGCTAACATCGCTCGTCTGAACCGTGAGTTCATCAAGGCAAAGTTTGCTGATTAA
- a CDS encoding endonuclease I family protein: MNRYLKMVIAAALIGVSTSANAIDRNALAQYASSLKGLKKEQLKNALHTLMDKKSVLKYGGRGPGYTWYGFWYTDRDPQTSECYNRYSDKKFYFESTNNGHAIDGMNIEHSFPKSWWGKTKNDAWCDLYNLYPSDAKANSSKSNYVMGVVVNVKEQAGEGYDKVGTGYADGRLVNMWEPGDRFKGEFSRSYMYMATTYQHLTFGSEGAHQLKTGDYPTLRKWSSDLFRKWSKKDRVDEQEIKRNEAVYKIQHNRNLFIDYPNLAEYVWGDSMDVEFNPYTAITTASDDDRYTGVIVPDDPDTPDNPDTPDTPQGITFVKTTEMPESGKRYLMVADADGQCYVCTSLNRKYGYPTGTKMTDSDGRIVASDAKMILTFEQGTTGFYIKDGNDKYYGQDGNYQTVQFLDDKSKAVEWMVSPKGDGTFRITTSTNNIIQYSKSHKSFGAYKTEDANKPYPMLYVEDKTTEIVKVWTVTSSDDAVYNLQGVRMPADAQLAPGIYVRGGKKFVVR, from the coding sequence ATGAACAGGTATTTAAAGATGGTCATCGCTGCTGCGTTGATTGGAGTGTCAACGTCTGCTAATGCGATTGATCGCAATGCTCTTGCGCAGTATGCGTCATCACTGAAGGGACTGAAGAAGGAACAGTTGAAGAATGCTTTGCACACACTGATGGATAAGAAGAGTGTGCTGAAGTATGGCGGCAGAGGTCCTGGTTATACATGGTATGGCTTCTGGTATACCGACCGTGACCCGCAGACCAGTGAATGCTACAACCGTTACAGCGACAAGAAATTCTACTTTGAAAGCACGAATAACGGTCATGCCATTGACGGCATGAACATCGAACACTCGTTCCCGAAAAGCTGGTGGGGAAAGACGAAGAACGATGCCTGGTGCGACCTTTATAATCTCTATCCCTCTGATGCAAAGGCTAACAGCTCAAAGAGCAATTATGTTATGGGCGTCGTTGTCAATGTAAAGGAACAGGCTGGCGAAGGCTATGACAAGGTGGGTACGGGCTATGCTGACGGCAGGCTTGTGAATATGTGGGAGCCGGGCGACCGTTTCAAGGGCGAGTTCTCACGCAGCTATATGTATATGGCAACAACCTATCAGCATCTTACCTTTGGTTCGGAAGGTGCGCATCAGCTGAAGACGGGTGATTATCCGACGCTGCGGAAGTGGTCGTCCGACCTGTTCCGAAAGTGGAGTAAGAAAGACCGTGTTGACGAACAGGAAATCAAGCGCAACGAAGCTGTGTACAAGATTCAGCACAACCGCAACCTTTTCATTGATTATCCTAACCTTGCTGAATATGTTTGGGGCGACAGTATGGACGTTGAGTTTAATCCTTATACTGCCATTACAACCGCTTCTGACGATGACCGTTATACAGGCGTAATCGTGCCTGACGACCCTGACACCCCGGATAATCCTGACACCCCGGATACTCCACAAGGGATTACCTTCGTGAAGACAACGGAAATGCCAGAGTCGGGCAAGCGCTATCTTATGGTGGCAGATGCTGACGGTCAGTGCTATGTTTGTACAAGTCTGAACCGTAAGTATGGTTATCCTACAGGTACGAAGATGACGGATTCTGACGGTAGGATAGTTGCCTCCGATGCAAAGATGATTCTTACTTTCGAGCAGGGAACAACTGGCTTCTACATTAAGGATGGCAATGACAAGTATTATGGACAGGACGGGAATTATCAGACTGTCCAGTTCCTTGATGACAAGAGTAAGGCTGTAGAGTGGATGGTTTCACCGAAGGGCGACGGAACATTCAGGATTACCACTTCTACGAACAACATCATCCAGTATTCTAAGTCTCATAAATCATTCGGAGCCTACAAGACGGAAGATGCCAATAAACCTTACCCAATGCTCTATGTGGAGGATAAGACAACGGAAATCGTCAAGGTTTGGACTGTCACAAGCAGTGACGATGCGGTCTATAATCTGCAAGGTGTACGCATGCCTGCTGATGCACAGCTTGCTCCGGGTATCTATGTCCGTGGCGGAAAGAAGTTTGTGGTAAGATAA
- a CDS encoding M15 family metallopeptidase: MKQIFYLLFAALLFAGSMQAQTPTMNRRQAACRSMEQQGLVNVKRVVPSVKVALMYARTDNFCNRVLYHDLRDAYVLPACAEALRRAQAELKRRRPDLSLCIFDATRPMSVQQTMWDAVKDTPKYFYVSNPAHGGGMHNYGMAVDISICKSSWNDATWRDGATHCSIDTIPMGVKVDHMGIASHIDKEHELVSRGLISREALANRRLLREVMSAAGFMPLRTEWWHFNLCTRAWAKKNLRVVR; encoded by the coding sequence ATGAAACAAATCTTTTATCTATTGTTTGCAGCCTTACTGTTTGCTGGTAGTATGCAGGCACAGACACCAACGATGAACCGTCGGCAGGCTGCTTGCCGGTCGATGGAACAGCAAGGGCTGGTGAATGTCAAGCGTGTAGTACCGTCTGTCAAGGTGGCATTGATGTATGCCCGCACGGATAACTTCTGTAATCGGGTGCTTTATCATGACTTGCGTGATGCCTACGTGTTACCCGCTTGTGCTGAGGCTTTGCGTAGGGCGCAGGCAGAGTTGAAGCGTCGTCGTCCCGATTTGAGCCTCTGTATCTTCGATGCAACACGACCGATGAGCGTGCAGCAAACGATGTGGGACGCCGTGAAAGATACGCCAAAATACTTCTATGTGTCCAATCCTGCCCACGGAGGTGGTATGCACAACTACGGAATGGCAGTAGACATCAGTATCTGCAAGTCGTCCTGGAACGATGCTACATGGCGTGATGGTGCCACACACTGTTCTATTGATACGATTCCAATGGGTGTGAAGGTTGACCACATGGGAATAGCCAGTCATATCGACAAGGAGCATGAACTCGTGTCCCGTGGACTTATATCCCGTGAGGCATTAGCTAACCGCCGCCTTCTTCGAGAGGTGATGAGTGCCGCCGGTTTCATGCCTCTGCGCACGGAGTGGTGGCACTTCAACCTTTGTACAAGGGCTTGGGCGAAGAAGAATTTGAGGGTGGTGAGGTGA